One sulfur-oxidizing endosymbiont of Gigantopelta aegis genomic region harbors:
- the cysZ gene encoding sulfate transporter CysZ, which translates to MAQCNNPMTGVSYLFKALPLLTKPGLKSFVLIPLMINIFFFSIGIYFAFDYFADFMDWALDTSGLWSWVAAIVDLVKPILYFFFGLVLLVLIFYTFSIVANIIAAPFNSLLAEATEKFVTGQSLDDTGSFKQILKDIIPTILMELKKLVYMILWSIPFLLMLFFIPIIGPIIWFLFTAWMMSLQYMDYPMGNHKLNFNQQRSLQGKQRLFSMGFGGVTMGASMIPIVNFIVMPTAVIAATLIWVEQYSESDI; encoded by the coding sequence ATGGCACAATGTAACAACCCAATGACAGGCGTATCCTACCTGTTTAAAGCACTTCCCTTATTGACCAAACCCGGCTTAAAAAGTTTTGTGCTGATCCCATTGATGATTAACATTTTCTTTTTTTCCATTGGTATTTACTTTGCATTTGATTACTTTGCAGACTTTATGGACTGGGCACTTGATACTTCCGGCCTTTGGTCATGGGTTGCTGCAATAGTCGATCTGGTTAAACCCATCCTCTATTTTTTCTTTGGCCTGGTATTATTAGTATTGATTTTTTATACCTTCTCGATTGTGGCCAATATTATTGCTGCACCGTTTAATAGTTTGTTAGCAGAAGCCACAGAAAAATTTGTAACAGGGCAATCACTGGATGACACCGGCAGCTTTAAACAAATTCTAAAAGATATTATTCCAACCATTTTAATGGAATTAAAAAAATTAGTTTATATGATCCTCTGGTCTATACCCTTTCTCTTGATGTTGTTCTTTATACCCATTATTGGCCCCATTATCTGGTTTTTATTTACCGCCTGGATGATGTCCTTGCAGTATATGGATTATCCCATGGGTAATCATAAGCTTAATTTTAATCAACAACGTAGCTTACAAGGCAAACAGCGCTTATTTTCCATGGGATTTGGTGGCGTCACTATGGGGGCGTCAATGATACCCATAGTCAACTTTATTGTTATGCCCACAGCCGTTATTGCTGCAACTCTGATCTGGGTTGAGCAATATTCAGAGTCTGACATATAG
- a CDS encoding diguanylate cyclase domain-containing protein — protein MHLDSKKAKNYLFFSFIFIIALSIVSNIIGFKHLKSVQNDINKIIETQNTQISYMHEMRSLSRERLIKLQAISDEIDAFKQDEIISEFHELGSLFLETRELLMATDLTKEEKNLLIIQREVAKDIVASQYQVIKLAGSGKNKEASYFLKNDTIPKQNENISLMDQFILYQNHQYQFLKTEAQKKNDSAFQTVIIISILALLLTIIIAIIIIKKISALFDLQTESIALHKGTETHLKKTQLLIENKIKHCQQELQKANSALTHDSSHDPLTHLPNRRLFYELLNQEINRANRNHYMLAVLYMNLDDMHTINNLVGEKLGDAFIVNIAKRLKNSLRKDDLLAHLGDDEFALCYSNVKSIEDIVLLCEILINKIKQPMHLDQQCQTSICIGVSIYPDHGHDHDSLMKKANNAMRQVKKEGKNNFSITE, from the coding sequence ATGCACTTAGACAGCAAAAAAGCCAAAAACTATCTGTTTTTCTCATTTATATTCATTATTGCCCTATCAATAGTGTCTAATATCATCGGTTTTAAACATTTAAAGAGTGTTCAGAATGATATTAATAAAATAATTGAGACACAAAATACACAAATTTCATATATGCATGAAATGCGTTCCCTTTCGCGTGAGCGGCTGATAAAATTACAAGCCATTAGTGATGAAATTGATGCTTTTAAACAAGATGAAATAATTTCTGAATTTCATGAATTGGGCAGCTTATTTCTCGAAACAAGAGAATTATTAATGGCGACCGATCTCACTAAAGAAGAAAAAAACCTATTAATTATCCAACGAGAAGTCGCCAAAGACATCGTTGCAAGTCAATATCAGGTCATCAAACTGGCAGGCTCAGGCAAAAATAAAGAAGCATCCTATTTTCTCAAAAATGACACCATTCCAAAACAAAATGAAAATATCTCCCTAATGGATCAATTCATCCTATACCAAAATCATCAATACCAGTTTTTAAAAACAGAAGCACAGAAAAAAAATGATTCAGCCTTTCAAACCGTAATCATCATTTCGATCCTAGCCCTATTACTCACAATAATAATTGCCATTATTATTATTAAAAAAATCAGCGCTCTATTTGATTTACAGACTGAAAGCATCGCGCTTCACAAAGGCACCGAAACTCACCTGAAAAAAACGCAATTACTGATTGAAAATAAAATTAAACATTGCCAACAAGAATTACAAAAAGCCAATTCCGCTCTGACCCATGACTCCAGCCATGATCCTCTGACTCACCTTCCAAACCGCCGATTGTTTTATGAATTACTAAACCAGGAAATTAATCGTGCGAATCGAAATCATTATATGTTAGCCGTGTTATATATGAACCTAGATGATATGCACACCATTAATAATCTGGTCGGTGAAAAGTTAGGTGATGCCTTTATAGTCAACATTGCTAAGCGTTTAAAAAATTCATTGCGAAAAGATGATTTGTTAGCACATCTGGGTGATGATGAATTTGCTTTATGCTATTCCAATGTCAAAAGCATTGAAGATATCGTCTTACTCTGTGAAATTTTAATCAATAAAATTAAACAACCCATGCATTTAGATCAACAATGCCAAACCAGTATCTGCATTGGCGTTAGTATTTATCCAGATCATGGTCATGACCATGACAGCCTGATGAAAAAGGCAAATAATGCCATGCGGCAAGTTAAAAAAGAAGGTAAAAACAACTTTTCAATTACAGAATAA
- the truA gene encoding tRNA pseudouridine(38-40) synthase TruA, which yields MRIAMGIEYDGSVFSGWQIQDGDYDTVQGVIETALSTLANQKIAKCQVAGRTDTGVHATEQVIHFDTDVIRSTRSWVLGTNRYLTDSSISVLWAHKVSDDFHARFSAQRRRYRYVIFSRNIRPSFLKQQVSWYDKPLDLSRMQKAAQYLVGEHDFDSYRTVHCQAKSPVKTVYSLDISQRGEYFYIDIQANSFLHHMVRNIAGVLMAIGSGEEEPEWALNVLEAKDRCKGAKTAASGGLYLTHITYDDKFNLPQIDSRTIV from the coding sequence ATGCGAATAGCAATGGGCATTGAATATGATGGCTCAGTTTTTTCAGGATGGCAAATTCAGGATGGTGATTATGATACTGTGCAAGGTGTAATAGAAACAGCACTGAGTACGCTTGCCAATCAAAAAATAGCAAAATGTCAGGTTGCAGGACGTACAGATACAGGGGTTCATGCAACAGAGCAAGTAATACATTTTGATACCGATGTTATTCGCTCTACTCGCTCTTGGGTACTGGGTACCAATCGCTATCTCACCGATAGTAGCATCAGTGTTTTGTGGGCACATAAAGTAAGTGATGATTTTCATGCCCGATTCTCAGCTCAACGTCGTCGTTATCGCTATGTTATTTTTTCTAGAAATATTCGCCCCAGTTTTTTAAAACAACAAGTTTCCTGGTATGACAAACCTCTCGATTTATCGCGTATGCAAAAGGCGGCTCAGTACCTAGTCGGTGAACATGACTTTGACTCATATCGCACGGTGCATTGTCAGGCAAAAAGCCCAGTCAAAACAGTCTATTCACTCGACATTAGCCAGCGAGGGGAATACTTCTATATTGATATCCAAGCGAATTCTTTTTTGCATCACATGGTAAGAAATATTGCCGGAGTGTTGATGGCAATTGGCTCAGGTGAGGAAGAACCTGAATGGGCATTGAATGTGTTAGAGGCTAAGGATCGATGTAAGGGGGCTAAAACTGCTGCATCCGGTGGTCTGTATTTAACTCATATTACCTATGATGATAAGTTTAATTTGCCACAGATAGATTCACGGACAATTGTTTGA
- a CDS encoding FimV/HubP family polar landmark protein: MTPMASWALGMGDIQVNSSLNQPLNAEIALHSVTKKDLDTLRIGLAPRNVYIRADIERSEYLRKFRFKIIQQGGKNYVQVTTKKPFREPFANFLIEASWGSGRLLREYTMLLDPPEFIRKQAQPVTTATASRSSQVRRTTKPTSSKSYTSKASNTSAYASDTSSGTGLSYGPTQRNDTLWVIAKEMAPGNVSVNQMMMALLRENPNAFIDNNINSLKSGYVLRIKNVDSISEVSRLNAKRQVQEQYQDWKNLRKQASSSNMVDRSDRSSDAAPTDGKLTLVASGDTENSDMQQGDLNSKAKQLKNKLMLTGEELESKEVENQELRARIKELEDLLKTKTSLVELKDASLAALQKQKEIQAVEAETTTTTDVEEIVTDEAVESVEQIITAIEIVSDEAKTTDDMQAAENTDADVIDANVSETKDSTGDTATDTTEAIVDADSSESSEATTDSNTQESMTPEMAMPEKESVTPAEPTPEVKPVAEVVEKVVEEKTKPVKPATAPVESDDFAPDEIVDMLLSEEMLPYTAGGGGFLVLLLAWLGLRGRGKKENEFEESILDSKMTGDESDFGLDDSELVEANKPEKDGGLASDTETSFLSDFSADDMESLQPDDTEADPMSEADVFMVYGRYQQAEELLQGAIKSEPERVDYQMKLLEVYHGDNLKDSFAVQADVVKDLLKQSNDDYELTSEWTKAKSWAEKLGLDIDMPDFFDEDTTKSEQSPNDEESLDELTDDLSLDSEEIEFNEDSILGDVDDELSLDDLEDSSELTLDNLDDISLDEESSEFTLEENEINNDQAEDTSDDFELSLDDFDENTSDNELSEELSLEGTDEFDLNFDETTDSETSLELDETLELDTEDESLELDNSLDLEEDSLELDENSLELNEDSLELNEDSLELDGDNLELDEDSFELDDNSLELDENSLEIDDDDLILDDEATDTEELDFIAEEFDQLEGDFPELDAVGTKLDLAKAYIDMGDMESASSILNEVVDEGDDEQKAQAKSLLDQADS; the protein is encoded by the coding sequence ATGACACCTATGGCCAGTTGGGCACTAGGTATGGGGGATATTCAGGTTAATTCGTCATTAAATCAACCTTTGAATGCAGAAATAGCACTGCATTCGGTGACGAAAAAAGACCTAGACACCTTACGCATTGGACTGGCTCCCAGAAATGTCTACATCCGTGCTGACATCGAGCGTAGCGAGTATTTAAGAAAGTTTCGTTTTAAAATAATCCAGCAGGGGGGTAAGAATTATGTGCAAGTTACCACCAAAAAACCTTTCAGAGAACCCTTTGCCAACTTTTTGATTGAAGCGAGTTGGGGCTCAGGGCGTTTGCTCAGAGAATACACCATGTTGCTTGATCCACCTGAGTTCATTAGGAAACAAGCACAACCCGTTACAACGGCCACGGCATCACGTTCATCTCAAGTCAGACGAACAACAAAACCAACAAGCAGTAAATCTTATACGTCTAAGGCAAGTAACACATCGGCCTATGCATCAGATACTTCTTCAGGTACAGGTTTAAGCTATGGACCAACACAGCGTAATGACACTTTATGGGTGATAGCTAAAGAAATGGCGCCAGGTAATGTTTCTGTCAATCAAATGATGATGGCCTTGCTACGTGAAAATCCTAATGCTTTTATCGATAATAATATTAATAGCCTTAAGTCAGGCTATGTATTACGCATTAAAAACGTTGATTCAATCTCAGAAGTGAGTCGTTTAAATGCCAAACGTCAGGTTCAGGAACAATATCAAGATTGGAAAAATCTGCGTAAACAGGCAAGCAGCTCCAACATGGTTGATCGTAGTGATCGTAGTTCTGATGCAGCACCTACTGATGGTAAGTTGACACTGGTTGCTTCGGGTGATACCGAAAATTCAGATATGCAACAAGGTGATCTGAATTCAAAAGCCAAGCAACTTAAAAACAAATTAATGTTGACTGGTGAAGAACTTGAGTCAAAAGAGGTTGAAAATCAGGAACTAAGAGCAAGAATTAAAGAATTAGAAGATCTTTTAAAAACTAAAACCTCTTTGGTTGAATTAAAAGACGCCAGCCTTGCAGCATTGCAAAAACAAAAAGAAATACAAGCAGTAGAAGCTGAAACTACAACTACAACTGATGTCGAAGAAATTGTTACCGACGAAGCGGTAGAATCTGTTGAACAAATAATAACAGCAATAGAAATAGTTTCTGATGAGGCTAAGACTACTGATGACATGCAAGCAGCTGAAAATACTGATGCCGATGTTATTGATGCCAATGTTTCGGAAACTAAAGATTCTACGGGTGATACTGCAACAGATACTACTGAAGCAATAGTTGATGCAGATAGTTCTGAATCCTCAGAAGCTACGACTGATAGCAATACACAAGAAAGCATGACTCCAGAAATGGCAATGCCAGAAAAAGAGTCAGTAACACCAGCAGAGCCAACGCCAGAAGTAAAACCCGTTGCAGAAGTTGTGGAAAAGGTAGTAGAAGAAAAAACAAAACCAGTTAAACCAGCGACTGCACCGGTTGAGTCAGATGATTTTGCACCTGATGAAATAGTCGATATGCTCCTGAGTGAAGAAATGCTGCCCTATACTGCTGGCGGTGGTGGTTTCTTAGTATTACTACTCGCTTGGTTAGGTTTACGTGGCCGTGGCAAAAAAGAAAACGAATTTGAGGAAAGCATCCTTGATTCAAAAATGACAGGCGATGAAAGTGATTTTGGTCTGGATGATTCTGAATTGGTTGAAGCCAATAAGCCTGAAAAAGACGGTGGCCTTGCATCGGATACAGAAACATCATTTTTAAGTGATTTCTCTGCTGATGATATGGAGTCTTTACAACCTGATGATACTGAAGCTGATCCCATGTCAGAAGCTGATGTCTTTATGGTTTATGGACGTTATCAACAGGCAGAAGAGTTACTTCAAGGCGCGATCAAATCGGAACCTGAACGTGTTGATTATCAAATGAAATTACTTGAAGTTTATCATGGTGATAACTTAAAGGATTCATTTGCTGTACAAGCAGACGTCGTTAAAGATTTATTGAAACAATCCAATGATGATTATGAATTAACATCAGAATGGACTAAGGCAAAATCATGGGCAGAGAAATTAGGCCTTGATATTGATATGCCTGATTTCTTTGATGAAGACACAACCAAATCTGAACAATCACCGAATGATGAGGAGTCATTAGACGAATTAACCGATGATTTATCATTGGATAGTGAAGAAATTGAATTTAATGAAGATTCAATTCTTGGTGATGTAGATGACGAGTTATCCCTGGATGATTTGGAAGATAGTTCAGAGCTAACTTTAGATAATCTCGATGATATATCACTAGACGAGGAGTCTTCTGAATTTACCCTTGAAGAAAATGAGATTAATAATGATCAAGCTGAAGACACTAGTGATGACTTTGAACTTAGTCTGGATGATTTTGACGAGAATACTTCGGATAATGAACTATCAGAAGAACTTTCTTTAGAAGGCACAGATGAATTTGATTTAAACTTTGATGAAACTACGGATTCAGAAACAAGTCTTGAGTTAGATGAAACCTTAGAGCTGGATACTGAAGATGAGAGCTTAGAATTAGATAACAGCCTTGATCTTGAAGAGGACAGCCTTGAGCTTGATGAAAATAGCCTTGAGCTTAACGAAGACAGCCTTGAGCTTAACGAAGACAGCCTTGAGCTTGATGGCGATAACCTTGAACTTGACGAAGACAGTTTTGAGTTAGATGACAATAGCCTTGAACTTGATGAAAACAGCCTTGAAATAGACGATGATGATCTCATTCTAGATGATGAAGCAACGGACACTGAAGAGTTGGACTTTATTGCTGAAGAGTTTGATCAACTTGAGGGTGATTTCCCCGAGCTTGATGCTGTAGGGACAAAGCTTGATTTAGCCAAAGCCTATATTGATATGGGCGATATGGAATCAGCATCAAGTATATTGAATGAAGTTGTTGATGAAGGTGATGATGAACAAAAAGCACAGGCTAAATCACTTTTAGATCAGGCTGATAGCTAA
- a CDS encoding aspartate-semialdehyde dehydrogenase, whose protein sequence is MTKEYDVAVVGATGAVGETMIAILEERNFPVRNLYPLASARSAGSKIQFKGKNYTVQDLSEFDFSQVQIGLFSAGGSISEVYAPKAAEAGCVVIDNTAHFRYDDDIPLVVPEVNPHAIADYKKRGIIANPNCSTIQMLVALKPIHDAVGLERINVCTYQAVSGTGKNAIEELAGQTASLLNGKDIKVEVYPKQIAFNVLPHIDVFKDNGYTKEEMKMVWETNKIFEDDSILVNPTAVRVPVFFGHSEALHIETKEKITVEKATELLKAFDGVVVLDERNDGGYATAVTEGAGNDPVYVSRIREDISHPRGLDLWVVADNVRKGAALNSVQIAEILIKDHL, encoded by the coding sequence ATGACCAAAGAATATGATGTAGCAGTAGTTGGTGCCACGGGTGCAGTGGGTGAAACCATGATTGCCATACTTGAAGAACGTAATTTTCCAGTAAGAAACCTTTACCCGCTAGCCAGTGCTCGTTCGGCAGGGAGTAAAATCCAATTTAAGGGTAAAAATTATACCGTACAAGATTTGAGTGAATTTGATTTTTCTCAGGTACAAATAGGCTTATTTTCAGCCGGAGGTAGTATTTCAGAAGTTTATGCCCCTAAAGCGGCAGAAGCGGGCTGTGTAGTGATTGATAATACCGCACATTTTCGCTATGACGATGACATTCCTCTGGTCGTGCCGGAAGTCAATCCTCATGCGATTGCAGATTATAAAAAGCGTGGCATTATTGCCAACCCCAATTGCTCAACCATTCAGATGCTAGTGGCACTGAAGCCTATTCATGATGCGGTTGGACTTGAGCGAATCAATGTGTGTACCTATCAGGCTGTTTCTGGCACAGGTAAAAATGCCATTGAAGAATTGGCCGGTCAAACTGCTAGTCTACTGAATGGCAAAGATATTAAGGTTGAAGTCTATCCCAAGCAAATCGCCTTTAATGTCTTACCACATATTGATGTTTTTAAAGATAACGGCTATACCAAAGAAGAAATGAAGATGGTATGGGAAACTAACAAAATTTTTGAAGATGATTCAATTTTAGTCAATCCAACAGCGGTTAGAGTTCCTGTGTTTTTTGGTCATTCCGAAGCCTTACACATTGAAACTAAAGAAAAAATCACTGTTGAAAAAGCCACAGAACTACTTAAGGCTTTTGATGGCGTGGTGGTATTGGATGAGCGCAATGATGGCGGCTATGCAACTGCTGTGACTGAAGGTGCGGGTAATGATCCTGTGTATGTCAGCCGTATCCGTGAAGATATTTCTCATCCTCGTGGCCTAGACCTCTGGGTGGTTGCTGATAATGTCCGTAAAGGCGCCGCATTGAATAGTGTGCAAATAGCAGAAATATTGATTAAAGATCACCTATAA